AGTGTTTTGTTTGATGATTATGGGGAGGGCGTGTGGGCCTATTTCCTCGTAATCTTCTTTTTTAATAGTGTAGAGGTGAGAGGAGAAGGATTTTTCGAGTGCGTTAATGAGGTAGTAGAGGTTTTTCCTTCTTTTTGTCAGGATATCGTCGTAGATTTCGAGATTTCCGATACCGACAGCGGCCTCAAGTTCATTCATTTTTGAGGAAAACCCTGTACGCTCGAAATAGAATCTGATATCCTCGCCGTGTTCGAACCTTTTTGAGCAGAATGCAGATGCGGTGTTAAGCACGCAGGATTTACATTTACAAGCTCTGCCGTGGCTTCTGAGTGAGCGGAGGATTTCGGCGTAGTCCTCGTTATTGGTGGTGACAATGCCGCCTTCGATGGTGGTGATGATGTGAGCGACATAGAGGCTGAAACATCCCATATCGGCGATAGAGCCGGCCTTTTTACCTTTATAGACGGCGCCGTGAGCCTCGGCGGCGTCCTCAATTACAAGTAAGTTGTTGTCTTTGGCGATTTTGTTAATTGTGTCCATTTCGGCGGGCTTACCCATGAGATGGACGGGCAGGATAGCACGTGTTTTGTCAGTGACGGCGGTCTGAATTTTGCTTGTATCGATATTGAGAGTTTCCTTC
This genomic window from Nitrospirae bacterium YQR-1 contains:
- a CDS encoding DegT/DnrJ/EryC1/StrS family aminotransferase is translated as MRLFYILMWLAEKMRIPFGTISVTEKSKELIKEILEKNRLSSGKYVREFENKFAALTGVKESVAVSTGTDAIALALAVLYDYGARRGDEVIVPALSFVATANAVLQAGFTPVFVDVQKETLNIDTSKIQTAVTDKTRAILPVHLMGKPAEMDTINKIAKDNNLLVIEDAAEAHGAVYKGKKAGSIADMGCFSLYVAHIITTIEGGIVTTNNEDYAEILRSLRSHGRACKCKSCVLNTASAFCSKRFEHGEDIRFYFERTGFSSKMNELEAAVGIGNLEIYDDILTKRRKNLYYLINALEKSFSSHLYTIKKEDYEEIGPHALPIIIKQNTNLSRQQLIGFLEKKEIDTRTLFSSMPTQCPGYNYLGYNTGDFPNAEFVGLNGIHIGVHQDINSEHCEYIVDTLNEFLCQYA